The following proteins come from a genomic window of Carassius carassius chromosome 10, fCarCar2.1, whole genome shotgun sequence:
- the LOC132151421 gene encoding uncharacterized protein LOC132151421 yields the protein MTTLSPRRVLIFKIQKKLSDLSFSQLQTVASSIDDGRKTYHVADLNEPELYDLIVDYIRSDELKAAEDEGMTQLFLLSDLLNDVLSAPGTRAAESGNVAPVLMGDSPTQHQGHTPTDDDGEVCTQPLHMDRDTRTQSLHMNRETGMHSSFQCRDTYALTREVTSSTPGMPDQIGAAPLGRMNSSNISDHVVRLSDVSALLPHREFKLHGGQICDTGCDMSFNCLCKQMDQGLQEGFSESEIIRAVLKITKPGTFREMLVNKDDLTTDGLKRFLRSHIRDKNVTELFQELTSARQNDKESPQQFLYRIMGLKQRVLFESQQPGVGFSYNKELIQGTFIHALYQGLNERNSHVRRDLKPFLSDMQVSDDLLLEEITKSTAEEEGRLKRLGSVGKSRPVTVSAAQYSQSELNTPTKVDAELQANRDAIKELTAQVSSLTKHLAQMSTPTEAVKLKDCRSPNDRTQPPWSETRGKCNDCVQKNNTNCVHCFVCGQAGHRAIGCLQRRLSENGKRSLERGSQ from the coding sequence ATGACTACTTTAAGCCCACGGCGAGTGCTGATCTTCAAGATCCAAAAGAAGCTTTCAGATTTGAGTTTTAGTCAGCTGCAGACTGTTGCAAGTTCGATAGATGACGGTCGTAAAACTTACCATGTAGCAGATCTAAATGAACCCGAACTTTATGACCTAATTGTCGACTACATCAGAAGTGATGAGTTAAAAGCTGCAGAAGATGAGGGCATGACTCAACTTTTCCTCCTTTCTGACCTACTTAATGACGTGCTATCAGCTCCAGGAACCAGAGCCGCTGAATCTGGTAATGTGGCACCTGTCTTGATGGGAGATTCACCAACACAGCACCAGGGTCACACTCCAACTGATGACGATGGAGAAGTTTGCACACAACCGTTACACATGGACAGAGACACTCGCACACAATCGTTACACATGAACAGAGAGACTGGCATGCACTCATCATTTCAGTGCAGAGACACCTATGCACTTACCAGAGAAGTCACCTCTTCAACGCCTGGTATGCCAGACCAAATTGGTGCTGCTCCTTTGGGTAGGATGAACTCATCTAACATTTCTGACCATGTTGTAAGATTGTCTGATGTTTCAGCTTTGTTACCACATAGAGAGTTTAAGTTGCATGGTGGTCAAATTTGTGATACAGGCTGTGACATGTCTTTCAATTGTCTCTGTAAGCAAATGGATCAAGGGTTGCAGGAGGGTTTCAGTGAGTCTGAGATTATCAGAGCAGTCCTTAAGATAACAAAACCTGGTACATTCAGAGAGATGTTGGTTAATAAGGATGACCTCACTACTGATGGGTTGAAAAGATTTCTGCGCTCCCACATTAGAGACAAAAATGTAACTGAACTTTTTCAAGAGCTAACTAGTGCTAGACAAAATGACAAAGAAAGCCCACAACAGTTTCTTTACCGAATAATGGGCCTGAAGCAGCGTGTTCTTTTTGAGTCACAACAACCTGGTGTAGGTTTTAGCTATAACAAAGAGCTCATTCAGGGCACTTTCATTCACGCACTTTACCAGGGGTTAAATGAGAGGAACAGCCATGTCAGACGTGATCTTAAACCTTTTCTCTCAGACATGCAGGTTAGTGACGACTTGCTCTTGGAAGAAATAACAAAATCAACAGCTGAAGAAGAAGGGCGATTGAAAAGACTGGGTTCAGTAGGTAAAAGCAGACCAGTTACTGTAAGCGCAGCTCAGTACTCCCAAAGTGAACTGAACACCCCAACAAAAGTTGACGCTGAGTTGCAAGCAAACCGTGATGCTATCAAAGAATTAACTGCTCAAGTTTCTTCTCTAACCAAGCATCTAGCCCAGATGTCCACCCCCACTGAGGCTGTGAAGCTGAAAGACTGCCGCTCACCTAATGACCGCACACAACCACCATGGTCTGAGACCAGAGGTAAATGCAATGACTGTGTACAAAAAAACAATACCAACTGTGTTCACTGCTTTGTTTGTGGCCAGGCAGGACATCGCGCCATTGGCTGTCTCCAACGAAGGTTGTCGGAAAACGGGAAGAGGTCGCTGGAGAGGGGAAGCCAGTGA